One window of the Streptococcus parasanguinis ATCC 15912 genome contains the following:
- a CDS encoding nucleoid-associated protein: MEKRLRLFHFSKDQYGEPYYLPGIIFDDSFEEFSKIVEDLDSRINKCIDDKYAKNFRFKRPSSQIVTNVSEIFENEENFDRNSEDIASKFKESIGRRFQNDFYLVVLTTEIDDIEILFLVKMETGTAIRVTDENTLTTLDKILPDNKSRLQKATVIYKDKTIQFKENREEPNSERTNIHSRVLDRTDDNISGYFFKVFLDSDNVLDDEDSAARMAIQAIETIVKPYIKSELSPGIVKEKLTGFLSQRRDTSFEGLIQEVSDVLDFNIENREVDIEKLSNEAYELAKRKNNTVVASFVAKLYRPPKLTYVAQGDEQQIKISFLKSLESHGDVYWDDGDDDFYVLKINKEVITLIER, from the coding sequence ATGGAAAAGAGATTAAGGTTATTTCATTTTTCTAAAGATCAATATGGAGAACCGTATTATTTACCGGGTATAATTTTTGACGATTCTTTTGAAGAATTCAGTAAAATTGTTGAAGATTTAGATTCTAGAATAAATAAATGTATTGATGATAAATATGCTAAGAATTTCAGATTTAAGAGACCTTCATCACAGATAGTAACAAATGTATCAGAGATTTTTGAAAACGAAGAGAATTTCGATAGAAACTCAGAAGACATTGCAAGTAAATTTAAAGAATCAATAGGACGTAGATTTCAAAATGATTTTTATTTAGTCGTACTTACAACTGAAATTGACGATATAGAAATCCTTTTTCTTGTTAAGATGGAAACAGGAACGGCTATTCGAGTAACTGATGAAAATACATTAACTACATTAGACAAAATTCTTCCAGATAATAAATCAAGACTTCAAAAGGCTACTGTAATCTACAAAGATAAAACAATCCAGTTTAAAGAAAATAGAGAGGAACCAAATTCAGAAAGAACAAACATCCACTCAAGAGTATTGGATAGAACCGATGATAATATATCGGGGTATTTCTTCAAAGTATTTTTGGATAGTGATAACGTTTTAGATGATGAAGATTCAGCAGCTAGAATGGCTATACAAGCGATTGAAACTATCGTTAAACCATACATAAAGTCTGAACTTAGTCCAGGAATTGTAAAAGAAAAGTTAACAGGTTTTTTATCTCAGAGAAGAGATACATCATTTGAAGGACTGATTCAAGAGGTTAGTGATGTATTAGACTTTAATATAGAAAATAGAGAAGTAGATATAGAAAAGTTATCAAATGAAGCTTATGAGTTAGCGAAAAGAAAAAATAATACTGTTGTAGCTAGCTTCGTAGCAAAGTTATATCGTCCACCTAAACTAACATATGTAGCTCAGGGAGATGAACAACAAATTAAAATAAGTTTTCTTAAAAGTCTAGAGAGTCATGGAGATGTTTATTGGGATGATGGCGACGACGATTTTTACGTTTTAAAAATTAACAAAGAAGTAATTACTCTGATTGAGAGGTGA
- a CDS encoding Rpn family recombination-promoting nuclease/putative transposase, whose protein sequence is MKKRHEYVSPTLDLMAKKIFSLPDVTAKFIREVLDLPVESVEILEGDQIHEQGFLGDLPFETSVDVRARLDSGLEVIIEIQVLKQEYFLNRFHYYLANQLVENVQRKRKKGATHSMYQELEPVYGIAILERSIFPHLDSPVNVYEMRHTVDGTPLYSSRKDGVAHNMLKVAFLELDKYNESRDTELNAQWRQWLEFFGNRPFSHQPDQVIEQAESLLIPSNWTREEKEMIDERIRIRENWEMSMDTFRKEQLEAGFQKGLKKGLEQGLEQGLERGLEQGLEQGLEQGLEKGLEQGLEQGRQEGMELGVQAGQQSLIQKLSLKGMSIEMIAEMTDLSSESIKKMLATDLSNEE, encoded by the coding sequence ATGAAAAAACGACACGAGTATGTATCGCCCACCTTGGATTTAATGGCGAAAAAGATTTTTAGTCTGCCGGATGTGACAGCGAAATTCATCCGCGAAGTATTGGATCTGCCAGTAGAGTCCGTTGAGATTTTAGAAGGAGACCAGATCCATGAGCAAGGTTTTTTAGGAGATCTTCCTTTTGAAACATCCGTTGATGTGAGAGCAAGACTAGATAGTGGGCTTGAAGTCATCATTGAGATTCAAGTTTTGAAGCAAGAGTATTTCTTGAATCGTTTCCACTATTATTTAGCCAATCAACTGGTAGAAAATGTCCAACGCAAGCGAAAGAAAGGAGCGACCCATTCTATGTACCAGGAGCTGGAGCCGGTCTATGGGATCGCTATATTGGAGCGAAGTATTTTTCCTCATTTAGATTCACCCGTCAATGTCTATGAAATGCGCCATACAGTAGATGGGACACCTCTTTATAGTTCTCGAAAGGATGGAGTAGCGCACAATATGTTAAAGGTTGCCTTTTTAGAGTTGGATAAGTATAATGAAAGTAGAGATACGGAGTTGAATGCTCAATGGAGACAATGGCTTGAATTCTTTGGCAATCGCCCATTCAGTCATCAACCAGATCAAGTGATCGAGCAGGCAGAATCACTCCTGATCCCATCAAATTGGACAAGGGAGGAAAAAGAAATGATTGATGAACGGATTCGTATCAGAGAAAATTGGGAAATGAGCATGGATACCTTTCGGAAAGAACAACTGGAAGCCGGATTTCAGAAAGGGTTGAAAAAAGGTCTTGAACAGGGACTCGAACAAGGACTCGAGCGTGGTCTCGAACAAGGCCTCGAACAGGGTCTTGAACAAGGTCTCGAAAAAGGTCTCGAACAGGGATTGGAACAAGGCAGACAAGAAGGCATGGAGTTGGGAGTTCAAGCTGGTCAGCAGTCTCTGATTCAGAAACTATCTTTGAAGGGGATGAGTATCGAGATGATTGCTGAAATGACGGATTTATCCAGCGAATCCATCAAAAAAATGTTGGCTACGGATTTGTCTAACGAGGAGTAG
- a CDS encoding Rpn family recombination-promoting nuclease/putative transposase, protein MQKRHAHVSPTLDIMAKKIFSLPEVTAAFIRDILELDVADAQIVEGSQPHSMAYEEDDLFSTAVDVRAKLHDGTEVIIEIQIRKQQYFLNRFHYYLANQLVENVQKLRQQGQTHKMYEQMEPVYGIAILEKSLLLDEDAAINKYWLTNSRSGKQLKAYYKNGKHQNLLQVAFLELDKYNKDENLTDAGRQWLEFFGNLPFTKAPSQAVAHADSLLDSSSWTKEEKTMIDERIRIQENYDMTLETAVDEAREEGLERGRNEARLQLIHEMISRGMTPELISEMTGLSLEEIETLLS, encoded by the coding sequence ATGCAGAAAAGACACGCGCATGTATCGCCGACCTTGGATATCATGGCCAAGAAGATTTTTAGTTTACCGGAGGTGACGGCAGCATTTATTCGGGACATTTTGGAGCTGGATGTAGCGGATGCTCAGATTGTGGAAGGAAGCCAGCCCCACAGCATGGCCTATGAGGAGGATGACCTGTTCTCCACTGCGGTGGATGTGAGAGCTAAGCTCCACGATGGGACCGAGGTGATCATCGAGATCCAGATTCGCAAGCAGCAGTATTTCTTGAATCGGTTTCATTACTATTTGGCCAATCAGCTGGTGGAAAATGTGCAAAAACTGCGCCAGCAAGGCCAGACACATAAGATGTACGAGCAGATGGAGCCAGTCTATGGGATTGCGATTTTGGAGAAGTCGCTCTTACTGGATGAAGATGCCGCCATCAATAAATACTGGCTGACCAATAGTCGGTCCGGCAAGCAACTTAAGGCCTATTATAAAAATGGCAAGCACCAAAATCTTCTGCAGGTTGCCTTTTTAGAGCTAGACAAGTATAATAAAGATGAGAACCTGACAGATGCAGGCAGACAGTGGCTGGAGTTTTTTGGGAATCTTCCCTTCACAAAAGCTCCCAGTCAAGCTGTCGCCCACGCAGATTCATTACTGGATTCATCTAGCTGGACCAAGGAGGAGAAGACCATGATAGACGAGCGTATTCGTATTCAAGAAAATTATGATATGACCCTGGAGACGGCGGTTGATGAAGCGCGCGAAGAAGGTTTAGAACGAGGTCGAAATGAAGCTCGTTTACAATTGATTCATGAGATGATCTCACGAGGAATGACACCTGAGCTTATATCGGAGATGACGGGCTTATCGCTTGAAGAGATTGAAACTCTTCTTTCCTGA
- a CDS encoding L-lactate dehydrogenase, with protein sequence MTRKIGIIGLGHVGATLAHSMILKHTCDHLVLIDTNEKKVKADALDFCDTVANTGYPVHITVNDYAALKDADVVVSTLGNIELQANNTDDRFAELPFTSKQVVQVARDLKASGFSGVLLVVTNPVDAVTQLYQQYTGLPKEQVIGTGTLLDTARMKRAVADRLQVSPASVSGYNLGEHGNSQFVAWSQVRVKGHAITDLFSQEELDAINYESLRGGHTVFFGKFYTNFGIAAAAQRLAEAVINDSHEEMPVSNYRPEYGTYLGYPAIVGRKGILERLDLHLTEEEKEKLLHSAETIKENTRKGLEHA encoded by the coding sequence ATGACAAGAAAAATTGGTATTATTGGTTTGGGGCATGTGGGTGCCACCTTGGCCCACAGCATGATTTTGAAACACACCTGTGATCACTTGGTCTTGATTGATACCAATGAGAAAAAGGTTAAGGCAGATGCCTTGGATTTCTGTGATACGGTTGCCAATACAGGGTATCCGGTTCATATCACGGTCAATGACTACGCGGCTTTAAAAGATGCGGATGTCGTGGTGTCGACTCTTGGAAATATTGAGTTGCAGGCTAATAACACTGATGACCGTTTTGCGGAGCTTCCCTTTACCAGTAAGCAAGTGGTGCAAGTAGCGCGTGATCTGAAGGCTTCTGGTTTTAGCGGGGTCTTATTGGTAGTGACCAATCCGGTCGATGCCGTTACTCAACTCTATCAACAATATACTGGCCTTCCAAAAGAGCAGGTGATTGGGACAGGGACGTTACTGGATACAGCTCGGATGAAGCGTGCAGTAGCTGATCGTTTGCAGGTTTCTCCTGCTAGTGTATCAGGTTACAACCTCGGTGAGCACGGAAATTCTCAATTTGTTGCTTGGAGTCAGGTCCGTGTCAAGGGACACGCTATTACCGATCTCTTCTCTCAAGAAGAGCTTGATGCTATCAACTACGAGTCCTTGCGCGGTGGCCACACGGTTTTCTTTGGCAAATTCTATACTAATTTTGGGATTGCTGCGGCAGCCCAACGCCTGGCAGAAGCTGTGATCAATGATAGCCACGAGGAAATGCCTGTGTCTAACTATCGTCCAGAATATGGAACCTATCTTGGCTATCCAGCAATTGTAGGTCGAAAAGGAATTCTTGAACGATTGGATTTGCATTTGACAGAAGAAGAAAAAGAAAAATTGCTCCATTCAGCTGAAACTATCAAAGAAAATACACGAAAAGGATTGGAGCATGCATAA
- a CDS encoding restriction endonuclease subunit S → MSEVTWEITSLSELGTFSRGKSKHRPRNDIKLFEGGTYPLVQTGDVKAANLYITKNDSYYNDFGLKQSKLWPAGTLCITIAANIAETAILSYPMCFPDSIVGFNANPEKSSELFVYYFFEYIKKEIQKSASGSIQDNINIDYLSKMRIKVPEKDYQDKIVEVLSSIDKKILLNNQINQELEGMAKTLYDYWFVQFDFPDQNGKPYKSSGGKMVYNPELKREIPEGWGVETLRDFESKIITGKTPSRANSDNFGGKIPFITIGDIRGNTFIYSTSESLTDLGASVQQNKYLPEGSLCVSCIATVGEIGFTTEWSHTNQQINSIVFEDENHRYYLYFALKNYFENAKASAKTGNTFANMNKEDFSGIRIILPSKEIKNNFHEISEPYFAQIKCLQGQNQELTQFRDWLLPMLMNRQVII, encoded by the coding sequence ATGAGTGAAGTTACTTGGGAAATAACAAGTTTATCTGAACTAGGGACATTTAGCAGAGGTAAATCGAAACATAGACCTAGGAATGATATAAAACTATTTGAAGGTGGCACGTATCCCTTGGTACAAACAGGCGATGTTAAAGCTGCTAATCTCTATATAACTAAGAATGATTCGTATTACAATGATTTTGGGTTAAAACAAAGTAAGTTATGGCCAGCTGGCACACTCTGCATCACGATAGCGGCTAATATTGCTGAAACAGCAATTTTATCTTATCCAATGTGTTTCCCAGATAGTATTGTGGGATTTAATGCAAATCCTGAAAAAAGTAGTGAATTATTTGTTTACTATTTCTTTGAATATATTAAGAAAGAAATTCAAAAATCTGCTAGTGGAAGTATCCAAGATAATATAAATATTGACTATTTATCAAAAATGAGAATCAAGGTTCCTGAAAAAGATTATCAGGATAAGATAGTTGAAGTACTATCTTCAATTGATAAAAAGATTCTTTTAAACAACCAAATCAACCAAGAGTTGGAAGGCATGGCTAAGACCCTCTACGACTACTGGTTTGTGCAGTTTGATTTCCCAGACCAGAATGGTAAACCCTACAAATCATCAGGCGGAAAGATGGTCTATAACCCAGAACTCAAACGCGAAATCCCAGAGGGGTGGGGAGTGGAGACTCTTAGAGACTTCGAATCGAAAATTATTACTGGAAAAACACCTTCTAGGGCAAATAGTGATAATTTTGGAGGTAAAATTCCTTTTATAACAATTGGAGATATACGTGGAAATACTTTTATTTATAGCACTTCAGAATCATTGACTGATTTAGGAGCAAGCGTACAACAGAATAAGTATTTACCTGAAGGTAGCTTATGTGTTTCTTGTATTGCGACAGTGGGTGAAATTGGATTTACTACTGAATGGTCTCATACAAATCAACAAATAAATTCAATTGTTTTTGAGGATGAAAACCATAGATATTACCTTTATTTTGCGTTGAAAAATTATTTTGAAAATGCCAAAGCGAGTGCAAAGACTGGAAATACTTTTGCTAATATGAATAAAGAAGATTTTTCAGGAATTAGAATCATTCTACCAAGTAAAGAAATCAAAAATAATTTTCACGAAATTTCAGAGCCTTATTTTGCACAAATCAAGTGTTTACAAGGACAAAACCAAGAACTCACCCAATTTAGAGATTGGCTATTGCCAATGTTGATGAATAGACAGGTTATAATCTAA
- a CDS encoding DNA/RNA non-specific endonuclease yields the protein MKKNFSMSDQILNLMHIPSEQLSDLVGYPVQYESNYFVVNENIATIRFMSKGESGYIVPHSLELGKRPKGAIFYINKNDYDVFKIQKESSDKKKGRPKLGKPAGWNKIDKLNDYKLFFHRGHLIAYSLGGDDEIQGDDCKSLKSLFIQTAWSNMGKDVKEEEKVNKFSQWHFEDKVVNELKKSSVCIASCPIYRNNADVIPIGVHLQAVTKEKSLFNVFLPNIDPNIVIDYKKCTFKPKK from the coding sequence ATGAAAAAGAATTTTTCAATGTCAGATCAAATTTTAAATTTGATGCATATTCCTAGTGAGCAACTTAGTGATTTAGTTGGATACCCAGTTCAATATGAATCAAATTATTTTGTAGTAAATGAGAATATCGCAACAATTCGCTTTATGAGTAAGGGAGAATCAGGGTATATTGTTCCACATTCATTAGAGCTAGGTAAGAGACCTAAAGGCGCTATTTTTTATATCAATAAAAATGATTATGACGTTTTTAAAATTCAAAAAGAATCGAGTGATAAAAAGAAAGGTCGGCCGAAATTAGGGAAACCTGCTGGATGGAATAAAATTGATAAATTGAATGATTATAAGTTGTTTTTCCATAGAGGCCATTTGATTGCCTATTCTTTAGGTGGTGACGATGAGATTCAAGGAGATGATTGTAAATCCTTGAAATCCTTATTTATCCAAACAGCTTGGAGCAACATGGGGAAGGATGTTAAGGAGGAAGAAAAAGTAAATAAATTCAGCCAGTGGCATTTTGAAGATAAGGTGGTAAATGAACTTAAAAAAAGTTCAGTATGCATTGCTTCTTGTCCCATATATCGAAACAACGCTGATGTAATTCCGATTGGAGTTCATTTACAAGCAGTGACGAAAGAAAAATCTTTATTTAACGTTTTTCTTCCGAATATCGATCCTAATATTGTAATTGATTATAAAAAATGTACTTTTAAACCGAAAAAGTAA